In the genome of Denticeps clupeoides chromosome 13, fDenClu1.1, whole genome shotgun sequence, one region contains:
- the mob3c gene encoding MOB kinase activator 3C, whose product MALCLGQVFSKDKTFRPRKRFEPGTQRFELYKKAQASLKSGLDLRKVVQLPEGENINDWIAVHVVDFFNRINLIYGTVSEFCTERSCPIMSGGQRYEYRWQDGDLYKKPTKLPALKYMNLLMDWIEALINDEDTFPTRVGVPFPKNFQQVCKKILTRLFRVFVHVYIHHFDSICNMGAEAHINTCYKHYYYFISEFSFIDHSELEPLKAMTERICN is encoded by the exons ATGGCCCTCTGCTTAGGGCAGGTCTTCAGTAAAGACAAGACATTCAGGCCCCGGAAACGTTTTGAGCCCGGAACTCAGAGATTTGAGCTGTACAAGAAAGCACAGGCCTCGCTTAAGTCAGGCCTAGACCTACGAAAAGTGGTGCAGCTACCTGAAGGAGAGAATATCAACGACTGGATTGCTGTGCATGTGGTGGACTTCTTCAACCGGATCAACCTGATCTATGGCACGGTGAGCGAGTTCTGCACTGAGCGAAGCTGCCCCATCATGTCTGGTGGCCAGCGTTATGAGTACCGCTGGCAGGATGGTGATCTCTACAAGAAACCCACCAAGCTGCCTGCCCTGAAGTACATGAACCTTCTGATGGACTGGATTGAGGCCCTAATCAATGATGAAGACACCTTCCCAACAcgtgtag gGGTTCCCTTTCCTAAGAACTTCCAGCAAGTGTGCAAGAAGATCCTGACCCGCCTCTTCCGTGTCTTTGTTCATGTGTACATCCACCACTTTGATAGCATTTGCAACATGGGCGCTGAAGCTCATATTAACACCTGCTACAaacactactactacttcaTCTCTGAGTTTAGCTTCATTGACCACTCTGAGCTGGAACCTCTG aaagCGATGACAGAGAGGATCTGTAATTAA